The following coding sequences lie in one Frigoribacterium sp. SL97 genomic window:
- the pth gene encoding aminoacyl-tRNA hydrolase: MALDDQWLVVGLGNPGPGYAGNRHNVGQMVLAELADRLSTGFKNHRTNATVAEGRTAPGGPRFVLARPATFMNVSGGPTQALLKYYDLDVSRLIVVHDELDIDFDVVRLKHGGGHGGHNGIRDIIAATGSNEFTRVRVGIGRPPGRQPAADFVLKDFSSTERKELPFLVADAADAVEMIATDGLTAAQLKFHTAKS, from the coding sequence ATGGCACTCGACGACCAGTGGCTCGTGGTCGGGCTCGGCAACCCCGGGCCCGGCTACGCCGGCAACAGGCACAACGTGGGGCAGATGGTCCTGGCCGAACTGGCCGACCGACTCTCCACCGGGTTCAAGAACCACCGCACGAACGCGACGGTCGCCGAGGGGCGCACCGCTCCCGGCGGCCCTCGCTTCGTGTTGGCCAGGCCCGCGACCTTCATGAACGTCTCGGGCGGGCCGACGCAGGCACTGTTGAAGTACTACGACCTCGACGTGTCGCGCCTCATCGTCGTCCACGACGAGCTCGACATCGACTTCGACGTCGTCCGGCTGAAGCACGGTGGCGGCCACGGCGGCCACAACGGCATCCGCGACATCATCGCCGCCACGGGGTCGAACGAGTTCACCCGGGTTCGGGTCGGCATCGGCCGTCCGCCCGGCAGGCAGCCAGCCGCCGACTTCGTCCTCAAGGACTTCTCCTCCACGGAACGCAAAGAACTTCCGTTCCTGGTCGCCGACGCGGCCGACGCGGTCGAGATGATCGCCACCGACGGGCTCACCGCGGCGCAGCTGAAGTTCCACACCGCGAAGAGCTGA
- a CDS encoding TetR/AcrR family transcriptional regulator has translation MPRKPDPTRKPELLGQILEHLRGRSLATVSFRTLAEALGVSTYVFVYHFGNRAELIAEIVRAVVARNDALLSVAVSELDREAFGKHLAKVWHEVTTERGRDLHRLELEAALLETVAGEVGGTARGAVGRWVDHVAGWVSANGVAPAEAKVAARVFVDALFGLQYDAIVSGDGRRASAAYKHAVETLVSRVPQH, from the coding sequence ATGCCTCGCAAGCCTGATCCCACCCGCAAGCCCGAGCTCCTCGGCCAGATCCTCGAGCACCTCCGGGGTCGCTCCCTCGCCACCGTGTCGTTCCGCACCCTGGCCGAGGCCCTGGGGGTCAGCACGTACGTCTTCGTCTACCACTTCGGCAACCGGGCGGAGCTCATCGCCGAGATCGTCCGCGCGGTCGTCGCCCGCAACGACGCCTTGCTGTCGGTCGCGGTCTCCGAGCTCGACCGCGAGGCCTTCGGCAAGCACCTGGCCAAGGTCTGGCACGAGGTCACCACCGAGCGGGGCCGGGACCTGCACCGCCTCGAGCTCGAGGCGGCCCTGCTCGAGACCGTGGCGGGCGAGGTCGGCGGCACGGCCCGCGGGGCGGTCGGGCGATGGGTCGACCACGTGGCGGGCTGGGTCTCGGCGAACGGGGTCGCGCCGGCCGAGGCCAAGGTCGCGGCGCGGGTCTTCGTCGATGCGTTGTTCGGCCTGCAGTACGACGCCATCGTCTCGGGGGACGGACGTCGTGCGTCCGCAGCGTACAAACATGCCGTCGAGACCCTCGTCTCGCGCGTTCCTCAGCACTGA
- a CDS encoding MazG nucleotide pyrophosphohydrolase domain-containing protein, whose amino-acid sequence MSGRPDGAHDEEARGASEPGAGARLDELVRVVDALLADEGGCAWNRAQTPRSLMTYLVEETYELVEAIEDGTSDDVREELGDVLYQVVLHGALAARASSGSFDLADVVRDVAEKTVRRHPHVFGADRADDVDEIVRLWSAAKADEKSQRTSAYDGVPVGQPALARAQKLDARRAAAGGVRPEPDRAPTTTSGTEVTGTEVTGTEVTGTVATDARAESRELAWGRALLAQVDEATDRGIDAERALRAAVREREILLRRDEAEPAEGG is encoded by the coding sequence GTGTCGGGTCGCCCGGACGGAGCCCACGACGAGGAGGCGCGGGGCGCCTCCGAACCCGGGGCGGGCGCTCGGCTCGACGAGCTCGTCCGCGTGGTCGACGCCCTCCTCGCCGACGAGGGCGGCTGCGCCTGGAACCGTGCGCAGACCCCACGGTCCCTGATGACCTACCTCGTCGAAGAGACCTACGAGCTCGTCGAGGCGATCGAGGACGGCACCTCGGACGACGTCCGGGAAGAGCTCGGGGACGTGCTGTACCAGGTGGTCCTGCACGGCGCCCTGGCCGCCCGCGCCTCCTCGGGGTCGTTCGACCTCGCCGACGTCGTGCGTGACGTCGCCGAGAAGACCGTGCGGCGTCACCCCCACGTGTTCGGGGCAGACCGTGCCGACGACGTCGACGAGATCGTCCGACTCTGGTCGGCGGCGAAGGCCGACGAGAAGTCGCAGCGGACGAGTGCCTACGACGGCGTCCCCGTCGGGCAGCCCGCTCTCGCCCGCGCCCAGAAGCTCGATGCGCGACGGGCTGCCGCAGGTGGCGTCCGCCCCGAGCCCGATCGGGCACCGACCACGACGTCGGGCACGGAGGTGACGGGCACGGAGGTGACGGGCACGGAGGTGACGGGCACGGTGGCGACGGACGCCCGGGCCGAGTCGCGCGAACTCGCGTGGGGCCGAGCATTGCTCGCGCAGGTCGACGAGGCCACCGACCGGGGCATCGATGCCGAGCGCGCGCTCCGGGCCGCCGTGCGCGAGCGCGAGATTCTCCTGCGGCGAGACGAGGCCGAACCGGCCGAAGGCGGGTAG
- the gndA gene encoding NADP-dependent phosphogluconate dehydrogenase: MGSNLARNLASREGNTVAVYNRSPERTDTLMDEHGDAGFIASKSIEDFAASLQKPRTAIVMVQAGRGTDAVISQLADVFDEGDIIVDGGNANFQDTRRREAALKERGLNFVGAGISGGEEGALKGPSIMPGGSKEAYETLGPILASIAAVAEGEPCVTHVGADGAGHFVKMIHNGIEYADMQLIAESYDLLRRVGGHEPAAIASVFEEWNTGELESYLIEITAEVLRQTDAKTGGPLVDSIVDQAGSKGTGVWTVQNSVGLGVPVGGIAEAVFARAVSSKPAQRSAVQKTLQGRPEIQEAGDGFEDDVQKALYASKIVAYAQGFDAIIAGADEYDWDIDKGAIAKIWRGGCIIRAQFLNRIVDAYEKDASIATLLEDDYFAAAVRDGEEAWRRIVAKAALSGIPVPGFASALSYYDSLASERLPASLIQGQRDFFGAHTYQRVDEEGTFHTLWSGDRSEIETEPSTH; encoded by the coding sequence ATGGGCTCGAACCTGGCGCGCAACCTGGCCAGTCGCGAGGGCAACACGGTCGCCGTCTACAACCGCTCCCCCGAGCGCACCGACACCCTCATGGACGAGCACGGTGACGCCGGATTCATCGCCTCGAAGTCGATCGAGGACTTCGCCGCATCCCTGCAGAAGCCGCGGACCGCGATCGTCATGGTGCAGGCCGGCCGCGGCACCGACGCCGTCATCAGCCAGCTCGCCGACGTGTTCGACGAGGGCGACATCATCGTCGACGGCGGCAACGCGAACTTCCAGGACACCCGCCGACGAGAGGCCGCCCTCAAGGAGCGCGGACTGAACTTCGTGGGCGCCGGCATCTCGGGCGGCGAGGAAGGCGCCCTGAAGGGGCCGTCCATCATGCCCGGCGGCTCGAAGGAGGCCTACGAGACGCTCGGCCCGATCCTGGCGTCGATCGCGGCGGTGGCCGAGGGCGAGCCCTGCGTCACGCACGTCGGGGCCGACGGCGCGGGCCACTTCGTCAAGATGATCCACAACGGCATCGAATACGCCGACATGCAGCTCATCGCCGAGTCGTACGACCTGCTGCGCCGGGTGGGCGGCCACGAGCCCGCCGCCATCGCCTCGGTCTTCGAGGAGTGGAACACGGGCGAGCTCGAGTCGTACCTGATCGAGATCACGGCCGAGGTGCTCCGCCAGACGGACGCCAAGACGGGCGGCCCGCTCGTCGACTCGATCGTCGACCAGGCCGGCTCCAAGGGCACGGGCGTCTGGACCGTGCAGAACAGCGTCGGGTTGGGCGTGCCGGTCGGTGGGATCGCCGAGGCCGTCTTCGCCCGCGCCGTGTCGTCGAAGCCCGCCCAGCGCTCGGCCGTGCAGAAGACCCTGCAGGGACGGCCCGAGATCCAGGAGGCCGGCGACGGCTTCGAGGACGACGTGCAGAAGGCGCTCTACGCCTCGAAGATCGTCGCCTACGCCCAGGGCTTCGACGCCATCATCGCCGGTGCCGACGAGTACGACTGGGACATCGACAAGGGCGCCATCGCCAAGATCTGGCGCGGCGGCTGCATCATCCGGGCACAGTTCCTCAACCGCATCGTCGACGCCTACGAGAAGGACGCGTCGATCGCGACCCTGCTCGAGGACGACTACTTCGCCGCGGCCGTCCGGGACGGCGAAGAGGCCTGGCGCCGCATCGTGGCCAAGGCCGCCCTCTCGGGCATCCCCGTGCCCGGGTTCGCCTCGGCCCTGTCGTACTACGACTCGCTCGCGTCCGAACGCCTGCCCGCCTCCCTCATCCAGGGACAGCGGGACTTCTTCGGGGCACACACCTATCAGCGCGTCGACGAGGAGGGCACGTTCCACACCCTCTGGTCGGGCGACCGGTCCGAGATCGAGACGGAGCCGTCGACCCACTGA
- the eno gene encoding phosphopyruvate hydratase: protein MAAIDAVGAREILDSRGNPTVEVEVLLEDGTVSRAAVPSGASTGAFEAYELRDGDKSRYLGKGVLKAVAAVIDEIGPEVEGLDATDQRLIDQAMIELDGTDNKKRLGANAILGVSLAVARAAADSADLPLFRYLGGPNAHTLPVPMLNVINGGSHADSNVEIQEFMILPVGASSFAEALQWGAETYHALKSELKAKGLSTGLGDEGGFAPNLDSNRAALDLLVEAITKAGFTPGKDLALGLDVASSEFYADGSYTFEGEKRDSTFLANYYADLVASYPLVTIEDPLDEDDWEGWAHLTSEIGSKTQIVGDDLFVTNPERLAKGIKAGAANSILVKVNQIGTLTESLDAVALAQRSGYTTVLSHRSGETEDTTIADLAVATDAGQIKTGAPARSERVAKYNQLLRIEEELGDAAVYAGYSAFPRFSA from the coding sequence GTGGCAGCAATCGACGCCGTAGGCGCCCGCGAAATCCTCGACTCGCGGGGCAACCCCACCGTCGAGGTCGAGGTCTTGCTCGAGGACGGCACGGTGTCGCGTGCGGCCGTCCCCTCGGGTGCATCGACCGGGGCCTTCGAGGCCTACGAGCTGCGTGACGGCGACAAGAGCCGTTACCTCGGCAAGGGCGTGCTCAAGGCCGTCGCCGCCGTGATCGACGAGATCGGCCCCGAGGTCGAGGGGCTCGACGCCACCGACCAGCGCCTGATCGACCAGGCCATGATCGAACTCGACGGCACCGACAACAAGAAGCGTCTCGGCGCGAACGCCATCCTCGGCGTCTCGCTGGCCGTGGCCCGGGCGGCGGCCGACTCGGCCGACCTGCCCCTCTTCCGCTACCTCGGTGGGCCGAACGCGCACACGCTGCCCGTCCCCATGCTCAACGTCATCAACGGCGGTTCGCACGCCGACAGCAACGTCGAAATCCAGGAGTTCATGATCCTGCCGGTCGGCGCGTCCTCGTTCGCCGAGGCGCTGCAGTGGGGTGCCGAGACGTACCACGCCCTGAAGAGCGAGCTCAAGGCCAAGGGCCTCTCGACCGGTCTGGGCGACGAGGGTGGCTTCGCGCCGAACCTCGACAGCAACCGCGCCGCGCTCGACCTGCTCGTCGAGGCCATCACCAAGGCCGGCTTCACCCCGGGCAAGGACCTCGCCCTGGGTCTCGACGTGGCCTCGAGCGAGTTCTACGCGGACGGCAGCTACACCTTCGAGGGCGAGAAGCGCGACTCCACCTTCCTCGCGAACTACTACGCCGACCTCGTCGCGTCGTACCCCCTCGTCACCATCGAGGACCCGCTCGACGAGGACGACTGGGAGGGCTGGGCCCACCTGACGAGCGAGATCGGCTCGAAGACGCAGATCGTCGGCGACGACCTGTTCGTCACGAACCCCGAGCGACTCGCCAAGGGCATCAAGGCCGGCGCTGCCAACTCGATCCTCGTGAAGGTCAACCAGATCGGCACGCTGACCGAATCGCTCGACGCCGTCGCGCTCGCCCAGCGCAGCGGCTACACGACGGTCCTCTCGCACCGTTCGGGTGAGACCGAGGACACCACGATCGCCGACCTCGCCGTCGCGACCGACGCCGGCCAGATCAAGACCGGTGCCCCCGCCCGCAGCGAGCGCGTGGCGAAGTACAACCAGCTCCTCCGCATCGAGGAAGAGCTCGGCGACGCCGCGGTCTACGCCGGGTACAGCGCTTTCCCGCGCTTCTCCGCCTGA
- a CDS encoding gluconokinase, with translation MTDQPHPAPFPPVVVMGVSGSGKSTVGELLAETLGVPFVDADDLHPEANRLKMAAGQPLDDDDRWPWLRIVADRIAAAGDASVVVACSSLKKAYRDVLREGDPRLRFVHLTGVRDLVARRQRERKGHFMPAGLMESQFATLEPLTDDEAGFEVDVEPGPDDVVAAVTAHLGAVRRGELEH, from the coding sequence GTGACCGACCAGCCCCACCCCGCTCCCTTCCCGCCCGTCGTCGTGATGGGGGTCTCCGGATCGGGCAAGTCGACCGTGGGCGAGCTGTTGGCTGAGACCCTCGGCGTCCCGTTCGTCGACGCCGACGACCTGCACCCCGAGGCCAACCGGCTCAAGATGGCCGCCGGGCAGCCGCTCGACGACGACGACCGGTGGCCGTGGCTCCGCATCGTCGCCGACCGCATCGCCGCGGCGGGCGACGCCTCGGTGGTCGTCGCCTGCTCGTCCCTGAAGAAGGCGTACCGCGACGTCCTGCGGGAGGGCGACCCGCGCCTCCGGTTCGTGCACCTGACCGGCGTGCGGGACCTCGTCGCCCGACGTCAGCGCGAGCGCAAGGGGCACTTCATGCCGGCCGGCCTGATGGAGTCGCAGTTCGCCACCCTCGAGCCGCTGACCGACGACGAGGCTGGTTTCGAGGTCGACGTGGAGCCCGGTCCCGACGACGTCGTGGCGGCCGTGACGGCCCACCTCGGGGCCGTGCGACGAGGTGAGCTCGAGCACTGA
- the hisS gene encoding histidine--tRNA ligase, with protein MPTPVNPPRGMRDHLPADKRRREGVLSVIRGVYRSYGFDEIETPVVEESSRLHSGLGGDNEKQVFAVLRRGLDLDDLRSAESVLGLADLGLRFDLTVPLARFYASHRAELPTVFRSVQIAPVWRAERPQKGRYRQFVQCDIDVLGEAGPLAEIELIQATTAVLDALGLTGTTIRVNDRRILLAMLAHWAVPEALTDQALIVVDKLDKIGVDGVVAELADLGVTTPGLGEALTQLAGASWATGEATDVPWLDRAAFADLVALREALPGSTLEFDPTLVRGMGYYTGTIFEIAHPDVPYSLGGGGRYDGMIGRFLGSDVPAAGFSLGFERLVDLVTLEADGDEGLAVVYDKKVEPVELLALQRALLAGGERRVRLEKKAKNFTNQLDGLAAAGFGRFVTVRGGESAADLEVRTIG; from the coding sequence ATGCCGACCCCCGTCAACCCGCCGCGCGGCATGCGCGACCACCTGCCCGCCGACAAGAGGCGCCGCGAGGGCGTGCTCTCGGTCATCCGAGGCGTCTACCGCTCCTACGGCTTCGACGAGATCGAGACGCCCGTGGTCGAAGAGAGCTCGCGCCTCCATTCCGGGCTCGGGGGCGACAACGAGAAGCAGGTCTTCGCCGTCCTCCGGCGGGGCCTCGACCTCGACGATCTGCGGTCGGCCGAGAGCGTGCTCGGACTCGCCGACCTCGGACTCCGCTTCGACCTGACGGTGCCGCTCGCGCGCTTCTACGCGTCGCACCGAGCCGAGCTGCCGACGGTCTTCCGCTCCGTGCAGATCGCCCCGGTGTGGCGGGCCGAGCGTCCGCAGAAGGGCCGCTACCGCCAGTTCGTCCAGTGCGACATCGACGTCCTGGGAGAGGCCGGGCCGCTGGCCGAGATCGAACTGATCCAGGCCACGACCGCCGTGCTCGACGCCCTCGGCCTCACCGGCACGACGATCCGCGTGAACGACCGCCGCATTCTGCTGGCGATGCTCGCCCACTGGGCGGTACCCGAGGCGCTGACCGACCAGGCGCTGATCGTCGTCGACAAACTCGACAAGATCGGCGTCGACGGCGTCGTCGCCGAACTCGCCGACCTCGGCGTCACCACGCCGGGTCTCGGCGAGGCGCTCACCCAGCTGGCCGGCGCCTCCTGGGCCACCGGTGAGGCCACGGACGTCCCGTGGCTCGACCGTGCGGCGTTCGCCGACCTCGTCGCGCTGCGCGAGGCGCTGCCGGGCTCCACCCTCGAGTTCGATCCGACCCTGGTCCGCGGCATGGGGTACTACACGGGCACGATCTTCGAGATCGCCCACCCGGACGTGCCCTATTCGCTCGGCGGCGGCGGTCGCTACGACGGCATGATCGGACGCTTCCTCGGCAGCGACGTGCCCGCGGCCGGTTTCTCCCTCGGCTTCGAACGCCTCGTCGACCTCGTGACCCTCGAGGCCGACGGCGACGAGGGGCTCGCGGTGGTCTACGACAAGAAGGTCGAACCGGTCGAGCTGCTCGCCCTGCAGCGCGCGTTGCTGGCGGGCGGCGAACGGCGCGTGCGCCTCGAGAAGAAGGCCAAGAACTTCACCAACCAGCTCGACGGGCTGGCCGCGGCGGGGTTCGGCCGCTTCGTCACCGTGCGCGGGGGCGAGTCGGCCGCCGACCTCGAGGTCCGCACGATCGGCTGA
- a CDS encoding 50S ribosomal protein L25/general stress protein Ctc, protein MSDQNNLSALVRTSFGKGAARKIRAKDQIPAVIYGHGTDPQHVTLPGHETMLITRRANAVITLDIEGTNQLALVKDIQRDPVKQTIEHIDLIVVRQGEKVTVEVPVHVEGESAPGTIHVVELNAVELEVEATHIPQNVVVSIEGLEEGAQISAADLVLPKGATLVSEPETLVLAVSVPQLDLTTDAVSDEDGEAAEAEGDVESIEDEERSE, encoded by the coding sequence ATGTCCGACCAGAACAACCTCAGCGCCCTCGTGCGCACCAGCTTCGGCAAGGGCGCGGCCCGCAAGATCCGTGCCAAGGACCAGATCCCCGCGGTCATCTACGGCCACGGCACCGACCCCCAGCACGTCACGCTGCCCGGTCACGAGACCATGCTGATCACGCGTCGTGCCAACGCCGTCATCACGCTCGACATCGAGGGCACGAACCAGCTCGCCCTCGTCAAGGACATCCAGCGCGACCCGGTCAAGCAGACCATCGAGCACATCGACCTCATCGTCGTCCGCCAGGGCGAGAAGGTCACCGTCGAGGTGCCCGTGCACGTCGAGGGCGAGTCGGCTCCCGGCACGATCCACGTCGTCGAGCTCAACGCCGTCGAGCTCGAGGTCGAGGCCACGCACATCCCGCAGAACGTCGTCGTCTCGATCGAGGGCCTCGAAGAGGGCGCCCAGATCTCGGCCGCCGACCTCGTGCTGCCCAAGGGCGCGACCCTGGTCAGCGAGCCCGAGACCCTCGTGCTCGCCGTCTCGGTGCCCCAGCTCGACCTGACGACCGACGCGGTCTCCGACGAGGACGGCGAGGCCGCCGAGGCCGAGGGCGACGTCGAGTCCATCGAGGACGAAGAGCGCTCCGAGTAA
- the mfd gene encoding transcription-repair coupling factor has translation MILAGLIQALSRASTFSAALDRAARSTDFSVVDGLRVPLLAGLLDRREGPQAMLVVTATGRESEAVRGSLTSYLPEAEVIEFPAWETLPHERLSPSAETVGKRIHALRRLATWRQEAAEAPGSVRPIVVVAGVRAALQPLSDNLVELDPVRLTVGERGHDLSGIAVHLVDLAYARVDMVTRRGEFAVRGGILDVFPPTAEHPVRVDFFGDEVDQIRRFSVADQRSLDGEVTSVELPPSREMLLTEAVRQRAREMQHEFPSLSQMLAKIAEGIPVEGMESLAPALVHRLVPVTHYLPAGASIVVLSPERVVSRAQSLAETNREFLSAAWNAATAGAEAPIDLDSGDFLSLRDLRDAAGDRSWFTMSGFDSGEVLSDDEAVAAAGDYVRVDAAVVPSFSGHAEGALEHVVERVRDGWSVVVTARGTGLVERARDVLAEREVAARLEESLPETLEPGVVHLVAGGVEAGFELMESKIAVLGESDFYGRSANYDSRQVKKLATRRKNVVDPLQLKPGDVVVHSTHGIGKFLELTSREVSSGGKNAVKHSREYLVLEYAPSKRGYPGDKLYVPTDQLDLLSRYVGGEAPTLSKMGGGDWAAAKGKARKAVRDIAVELVKLYSARMASKGHAFPPDTPWQRELEEAFPFAETPDQLTTIDEIKADMERPIPMDRLLSGDVGYGKTEVAVRAAFKAIQDGKQVVMLVPTTLLVKQHFDTFSDRFAGFPVHLRSLSRFQSAKESKETIAGLGDGTVDMVIGTHRLLSEGISYKDVGLVIIDEEQRFGVEHKDALKKLKTNVDILAMSATPIPRSLEMAVTGIREMSTLATPPEDRHPILTFVGPESDRQKAAAIRRELLREGQVFYVHNRVSSINRIAAQIAELVPEARVAVAHGQMAESTLEQVMVDFWERKFDVLVSTTIIETGLDIANANTLIIDRADKYGLSQLHQLRGRVGRGRERGYAYFLYDADKPLSETAQDRLETIAANNELGAGMQVALKDLEIRGAGNLLGGEQSGHIAGVGFDLYLRMIGEAVSSFRGDVAEGQTELRLELPVDAHVPEEYVESERLRLEAYQKLSTASSPTSTDDQIDSVLDELTDRYGEPPAPVLALIEVSRLRRAAQKAGLSEVVVMGSNLRVSGVDLPDSMQVRLQRMYPGARWFAQTNAVSVPLPRAHGQAPSDDELIVWVEQLLSAIYAAPVARPATDTAAAS, from the coding sequence GTGATACTCGCGGGCTTGATCCAGGCGCTCTCGCGCGCCTCCACGTTCTCTGCCGCCCTCGACCGGGCCGCACGCAGCACCGATTTCTCCGTCGTCGACGGCCTCCGCGTTCCCCTGCTGGCCGGTCTGCTCGACCGTCGCGAGGGTCCGCAGGCGATGCTGGTCGTCACGGCCACGGGTCGGGAGTCCGAGGCGGTGCGGGGGTCGCTCACCAGCTACCTGCCCGAGGCCGAGGTCATCGAGTTCCCCGCGTGGGAGACCCTGCCCCACGAACGTCTCAGCCCCAGCGCCGAGACGGTCGGCAAGCGGATCCACGCCCTGCGGCGTCTCGCCACCTGGCGGCAGGAAGCTGCCGAGGCGCCGGGTTCCGTCCGCCCCATCGTCGTCGTCGCCGGTGTGCGCGCCGCCCTCCAGCCGCTCAGCGACAACCTCGTCGAGCTCGACCCCGTGCGGCTCACCGTGGGCGAGCGCGGCCACGACCTCTCGGGCATCGCCGTCCATCTCGTCGACCTGGCGTACGCCCGGGTCGACATGGTCACCCGCCGTGGCGAGTTCGCCGTCCGCGGCGGCATCCTCGACGTGTTCCCGCCCACGGCCGAACACCCGGTGCGCGTCGACTTCTTCGGCGACGAGGTCGACCAGATCCGTCGGTTCTCCGTGGCCGACCAGCGAAGCCTGGACGGCGAGGTCACGTCGGTCGAGCTGCCGCCGAGTCGCGAGATGCTGCTCACCGAGGCGGTCCGTCAACGGGCTCGCGAGATGCAGCACGAGTTCCCCAGCCTCTCGCAGATGCTCGCGAAGATCGCCGAGGGCATCCCGGTCGAGGGCATGGAGAGCCTGGCACCCGCGCTCGTGCACCGGCTGGTGCCGGTGACGCACTACCTGCCGGCCGGCGCCTCCATCGTCGTCCTCTCACCCGAGCGGGTCGTGTCGCGCGCCCAGAGCCTGGCCGAGACGAACCGCGAGTTCCTGTCGGCCGCCTGGAACGCCGCGACGGCCGGTGCCGAGGCACCCATCGACCTCGACTCGGGCGACTTCCTCAGCCTCCGCGACCTGCGTGACGCAGCGGGCGACCGGTCCTGGTTCACGATGAGCGGCTTCGACTCGGGCGAGGTCCTGTCCGACGACGAGGCGGTCGCGGCGGCCGGCGACTACGTCCGCGTGGACGCGGCCGTCGTCCCGAGTTTCAGCGGACACGCCGAGGGGGCGCTCGAGCACGTCGTCGAGCGCGTGCGCGACGGCTGGTCCGTCGTCGTCACGGCCCGCGGCACGGGGCTCGTCGAGCGGGCCCGAGACGTCCTCGCCGAGCGCGAGGTCGCCGCCCGCCTCGAGGAGAGCCTGCCCGAGACCCTCGAACCCGGCGTCGTCCACCTCGTGGCCGGTGGTGTCGAGGCCGGTTTCGAACTGATGGAGTCCAAGATCGCCGTCCTCGGCGAGTCCGACTTCTACGGCCGTTCGGCCAACTACGACTCGCGGCAGGTCAAGAAGCTCGCGACCCGACGCAAGAACGTCGTCGATCCCCTCCAGCTCAAGCCGGGCGACGTCGTCGTGCACTCGACCCACGGCATCGGCAAGTTCCTCGAGCTCACCAGCCGCGAGGTGTCGAGCGGTGGCAAGAACGCCGTCAAGCACTCTCGCGAGTACCTCGTGCTCGAGTACGCGCCCTCGAAGCGCGGTTACCCCGGCGACAAGCTCTACGTCCCGACCGATCAGCTCGACCTGCTCAGCCGCTACGTGGGTGGCGAGGCCCCGACGCTCAGCAAGATGGGCGGCGGGGACTGGGCGGCCGCCAAGGGCAAGGCGCGCAAGGCCGTCCGCGACATCGCGGTCGAGTTGGTCAAGCTCTACTCGGCCCGCATGGCGAGCAAGGGCCACGCGTTCCCGCCCGACACCCCGTGGCAGCGCGAGCTCGAAGAGGCGTTCCCGTTCGCCGAGACCCCCGACCAGCTCACGACCATCGACGAGATCAAGGCCGACATGGAGCGCCCGATCCCGATGGACCGCCTGCTCTCGGGCGACGTCGGCTACGGCAAGACCGAGGTCGCCGTCCGAGCGGCGTTCAAGGCCATCCAGGACGGCAAGCAGGTCGTCATGCTCGTCCCGACGACCCTGCTCGTGAAACAGCACTTCGACACCTTCAGCGATCGCTTCGCCGGGTTCCCCGTGCACCTCCGGAGCCTCAGCCGGTTCCAGTCGGCGAAAGAGTCCAAGGAGACGATCGCCGGGCTCGGCGACGGCACCGTCGACATGGTCATCGGTACTCATCGACTGTTGAGCGAGGGCATCTCGTACAAGGACGTCGGCCTCGTCATCATCGACGAAGAGCAGCGTTTCGGCGTCGAACACAAGGACGCCCTGAAGAAGCTCAAGACCAACGTCGACATCCTGGCCATGTCGGCGACCCCGATCCCGCGGTCGCTCGAGATGGCCGTCACGGGCATCCGCGAGATGTCGACCCTGGCCACCCCGCCCGAGGACCGCCACCCGATCCTCACCTTCGTGGGCCCCGAGAGCGACCGGCAGAAAGCCGCCGCGATCCGGCGCGAGCTGCTGCGCGAGGGCCAGGTGTTCTACGTGCACAACCGCGTGTCGAGCATCAACCGCATCGCGGCGCAGATCGCCGAGCTCGTGCCCGAGGCCCGCGTCGCCGTCGCCCACGGCCAGATGGCCGAGTCGACGCTCGAGCAGGTGATGGTCGATTTCTGGGAGCGCAAGTTCGACGTCCTCGTGTCGACCACCATCATCGAGACCGGTCTCGACATCGCCAACGCCAACACGTTGATCATCGACCGGGCCGACAAGTACGGTCTGAGCCAGCTGCACCAGCTGCGTGGGCGGGTGGGTCGAGGCCGGGAGCGAGGCTACGCGTACTTCCTCTACGACGCCGACAAGCCGCTCAGCGAGACCGCACAAGACCGGCTCGAGACGATCGCCGCCAACAACGAGCTCGGTGCGGGCATGCAGGTCGCCTTGAAAGACCTCGAGATCCGTGGGGCCGGCAACCTGCTCGGCGGAGAGCAGTCGGGGCACATCGCCGGGGTCGGTTTCGACCTCTACCTCCGCATGATCGGTGAGGCCGTCAGTTCCTTCCGCGGGGACGTCGCCGAGGGGCAGACCGAACTCCGGCTCGAACTCCCGGTCGACGCCCACGTCCCCGAAGAGTACGTCGAGAGCGAGCGGCTGCGCCTCGAGGCCTACCAGAAGCTCTCGACAGCCAGCTCGCCCACCTCCACCGACGACCAGATCGACTCGGTGCTCGACGAACTCACCGACCGTTACGGTGAGCCCCCGGCACCCGTGCTGGCGCTGATCGAGGTCTCCCGCCTGCGTCGGGCGGCCCAGAAGGCAGGCCTCAGCGAGGTCGTGGTCATGGGCAGCAACCTGCGGGTCTCGGGCGTCGACCTGCCCGACAGCATGCAGGTCCGTCTGCAGCGGATGTACCCGGGTGCGCGGTGGTTCGCGCAGACGAACGCCGTCAGCGTGCCCCTGCCGCGAGCCCACGGGCAGGCACCGAGCGACGACGAGTTGATCGTCTGGGTCGAGCAGCTGCTGTCGGCGATCTACGCGGCCCCGGTCGCGCGTCCGGCGACCGACACGGCCGCGGCGAGCTGA